From Diospyros lotus cultivar Yz01 chromosome 4, ASM1463336v1, whole genome shotgun sequence, a single genomic window includes:
- the LOC127799784 gene encoding uncharacterized protein LOC127799784: MENPKQAEQIVRDMGNLPFTMSGMPRPIRARAADPEMFDDRPRKPGKRITFRWLDQQVPDFQVAKKLKDLTRKNAAEASFILERQVGEEEKLANQQWKTLKANYKKYELIDGVLGDGTALRLIRSDQTSLDRAARVSALPICIPKGWYQTAKLCSGDKGLSRKGI; this comes from the exons ATGGAGAATCCAAAGCAGGCTGAGCAAATTGTGCGTGACATGGGTAACTTACCATTCACGATGTCAGGGATGCCAAGACCCATCCGGGCACGTGCTGCTGATCCGGAGATGTTTGATGATCGTCCAAGGAAACCTGGGAAAAGGATTACTTTCCGGTGGTTGGACCAGCAGGTCCCTGATTTCCAGGTTGCGAAGAAGCTCAAGGATCTGACAAGGAAAAATGCTGCGGAAGCGTCATTCATTCTGGAG CGGCAAGTGGGTGAAGAAGAGAAGCTTGCAAACCAACAGTGGAAAACTCTGAAGGCGAATTACAAGAAATATGAGCTGATAGATGGGGTGCTGGGCGATGGGACTGCTTTGCGATTA ATCAGATCAGATCAGACCAGTCTAGACCGAGCCGCCCGAGTCTCCGCCCTCCCTATCTGCATTCCCAAGGG CTGGTATCAAACTGCTAAGCTCTGCTCTGGGGACAAGGGCTTGTCAAGAAAA GGAATTTGA